From a single Silene latifolia isolate original U9 population chromosome 6, ASM4854445v1, whole genome shotgun sequence genomic region:
- the LOC141586534 gene encoding uncharacterized protein LOC141586534, whose translation MLNLLSVLQKGMFVPYCCWDLGISLASCSYLNLLSLLSHSEEMLQKDRFKLRYFVAAATDVTSLQKAETLGVPLLMRCCKRIVLHPYILLLLPLLLRVFRMLKYLRVPLLMRCVSGMLEKDCFMPLFYCCCLRC comes from the exons ATGCTTAATCTGTTATCAGTGCTACAAAAGGGCATGTTTGTGCCCTATTGTTGTTGGGACTTGGGTATATCTCTTGCCAGTTGCTCGTACTTGAATCTTTTGAGTTTGCTCTCGCATTCAG AAGAGATGCTGCAAAAGGATCGTTTTAAGCTCAGATATTTTGTTGCTGCCGCCACTGATGTTACGAGTCTTCAGAAAGCTGAAACACTGGGAGTTCCTCTACTGATGCG ATGCTGTAAAAGGATCGTTCTACACCCGTATATATTGTTGCTGCTGCCACTGTTGTTACGAGTCTTCAGAATGCTGAAATATTTGAGAGTTCCTCTACTGATGCGGTGTGTTTCTG GGATGCTGGAAAAAGATTGTTTCATGCCTTTATTTTATTGCTGCTGTCTCAGATGTTAG